The sequence CGATTTCCGCCCGGTTCACCGCCCCGCCAGCGCTGCCGCCGCCGCCAAACGCCTGGCGTCCATCGGGAAAGTCGACCTGAGGTGCCACGGATGCCGCGCTCTGCGCCATGGCCGGAACCGCCATCGTCAGCCCCGAAAGCGCCGCGCCCGTCCCAACAGTCGCCGCACCCAGAAAAAGGCGCCGATTCAATTGCGTTCCGTTCGTGGAATCACCCGATGCGGCCGCCGAAACGGCGTTCTCGTCCTTCACAGCCCAACCTCCCCAACGGCTTCCCGCCGCTTTGACGCCATGCTTGTCCGATTGACCGCGTTTGGCAAGTGAGGCCGTGCGCAAAAATCGCGCGAGGGCGGAGATTTGGCCCGGAAGGGCGGCGATCACGCCGCAGAAAATGGTGCCCAGAAGAGGACTCGAACCTCCACGCCCTTGCGAGCGCCAGCACCTGAAGCTGGTGCGTCTACCAATTCCGCCATCTGGGCACGGGCCGCGCGGTCGTCTTAGGCCGGCGGCGGGTAGGCGCGGGCCACTAGCGAAGGGGAGGGGGCGTTGTCAATCGCCGCGATGCGGCCCAGTGCGGCTTGCGAGGCTCGCCGGCATGCGGCATGGGCCGCGCGAGAGCTTTATAGGAACCGGCGACACGCCGGCCGGGTTGGAAACAGGCAATGGCGCAAGTGGATTCGCTCGAAGACAAAATCGTGGTGCTGATCGGCGGCGGAGGCTTCCTCGGCTCGCATGTCGCCGAGGTGCTGCTGCGCCGCGGCGCCCGCGTCAGGATCGCCGAGCGGAACCCGGAGCAGGCCTATCATCTGCGCGCGCTCGCCAATCTCGGGCAGATCCAGTTCATGCGCGCCAATGTCCGTGACAAGCGCAGTATCGAGGCGGCCACACACGGCGCCGACGCGGTCGTCTACCTCGTCGGCACATTCGGCGACGGGCAGTTCGAACTTCAGGCCGAAGGTGCTGGAGAAGCCGCGAAGTCGGCGGCGGCCAACGGTGCCAAGGCATTCGTCGACATCTCTGCACTCGGCGCTGACCCGGCTTCGGACAGCGGCTACGCCTCGTCCAAGGGCGAAGGCGAGCAGTTGGTGCGCGAGGCTTTCCCCAAGGCGACGATCGTGCGCCCCTCGGTCCTCTTCGGCGATGAAGACAAGTTCGTGAGCCTGTTCGCCGGGCTGATTGCCGCGCTCCCCGCCCTGCCGGTATTTGGCGCCGAATCTCGGCTTCAGCCGCTGTTCGTGGACGATGCGGCCGAAGCGATCGTGAACGCGCTGGCCGACCCCGGCAGCCATGGTGGCAAGACTTACGAGATCGCAGGGCCCGAAGTGCTGACGGTCGAAGATCTGCATCGGAGAATCGCCAAGGCCCAGGGCCGCGAGCGCGCCTTCTTCCACATGCCCGATGCGCTCGCTTCGCTGTTCGCAGTGCTGCCCGGCTCGCCGATGAATTCCGACCAATGGAAGCTGCTCAAGCGCGGCAACGTGGCGTCGGGGCAGTTCCCGGGCTGCGACAAGCTGGGTGTGCAGCCCAAGCCGTTGGGGCTGTTCCTCGACCGCTGGATGATGCGCTACCGCAAGCACGGCCGCTTCGGGACGAAGAACGAGCTGGCCTGAGGCTAGTTCGCCCCTTGGGTGCTCTCGTCGCCTAGCAGGTTCACCGGTTCGACCAGCAGCATCGACCCTTCGGTGCCGCGGATTCGCACCCGCTCGCCCTTGGCTGTGTCGGGGCCGCGGGCGATCCATTCGCTGTCGCCGAGTTTTACCCGGCCGCTGCCGTGCTCGATCGCCTCGACCACCAAGGCGGTCTCCCCGACCATCCGCGCACCGCGACGGTTCATCAGCGGATCGGAGCTCTCGATCGGCTTCTGGCCGAGGAACCGCTTGGCGGAGAAGGCAACGATCAGGGACAGGAACACGAAGTCGACCACCTGCATCGGGAATGACAGGTCGAGCCCGACCGTCATCACGCCGGTGATGATCGCAGCGACGGCCAGCCAGATGAGATAGACGCCCGGCACCAGCATCTCGAGGCCGGCGAGCAACAGCCCCAGGGTCAGCCAGACCCAATGCGCTTCGAGGCCATTGAGCCAGTCCATCAACGCTTACTCCTCCCCCTCGCCTCTTGTGCGCGGGACGGCGGTGCGCGGCGCTCCCTTGGGTAGCTCGAGCGGGGTTGTGACATCGCCTTTGCGCCCATCGCCGAGTATCTCGCGCGCCATCTCGCCGATCCCGCCGAGGGTGCCGATGAGCTGGGTGGCTTCGATCGGGAACAGGATGGTCTTGGCGTTGGGGCTGGTGGCGAACTTGCCGATCGCTTTCGTATACTCCTGGGCGATGAAGTAGTTGATCGCCTGGTTGCCCGATTGCGAGATCGCCTGGGACACGACTTCAGTCGCCCGCGCTTCGGCCTCGGCCGCGCGCTCGCGGGCCTCGGCGTCACGGAACGCGGCTTCCTTCTTGCCCTCTGCCGAGAGGATGGCCGACTGCTTCTCGCCCTCGGCGCGCAGGATGCGGCTGGCGCGTTCGCCTTCGGCTTCGAGGATCTCGGCACGCTTCAAACGTTCCGCCTTCATCTGCCGCGCCATGGCTTCGGAGATGTCGATCGGCGGGCGGATGTCCTTGATCTCGACGCGGGTGATCTTGACGCCCCAGGGGCTGGTGGCGTGATCGACCACGCCGAGCAGGCGGGCGTTGATCTCGTCGCGCTTGGACAGCGTCTCGTCGAGGTCCATCGAGCCCATCACGGTGCGCAAGTTGGTGGTCACGATGGCCATGATCGCGGCGTAGAGGTTGTGCACCTCGTAAGCTGCCTTGCCCGCATCGAGGAC comes from Altererythrobacter sp. Root672 and encodes:
- a CDS encoding complex I NDUFA9 subunit family protein; the protein is MAQVDSLEDKIVVLIGGGGFLGSHVAEVLLRRGARVRIAERNPEQAYHLRALANLGQIQFMRANVRDKRSIEAATHGADAVVYLVGTFGDGQFELQAEGAGEAAKSAAANGAKAFVDISALGADPASDSGYASSKGEGEQLVREAFPKATIVRPSVLFGDEDKFVSLFAGLIAALPALPVFGAESRLQPLFVDDAAEAIVNALADPGSHGGKTYEIAGPEVLTVEDLHRRIAKAQGRERAFFHMPDALASLFAVLPGSPMNSDQWKLLKRGNVASGQFPGCDKLGVQPKPLGLFLDRWMMRYRKHGRFGTKNELA
- a CDS encoding NfeD family protein — translated: MDWLNGLEAHWVWLTLGLLLAGLEMLVPGVYLIWLAVAAIITGVMTVGLDLSFPMQVVDFVFLSLIVAFSAKRFLGQKPIESSDPLMNRRGARMVGETALVVEAIEHGSGRVKLGDSEWIARGPDTAKGERVRIRGTEGSMLLVEPVNLLGDESTQGAN
- a CDS encoding SPFH domain-containing protein, which produces MYAVIGALVFVMLVFLMMGVRVVRQGYVYTVERLGKFTLSAEPGLHLIVPFVDRVGQKVNMMEQVLDIPGQEIITRDNAMVGVDAVVFFQVLDAGKAAYEVHNLYAAIMAIVTTNLRTVMGSMDLDETLSKRDEINARLLGVVDHATSPWGVKITRVEIKDIRPPIDISEAMARQMKAERLKRAEILEAEGERASRILRAEGEKQSAILSAEGKKEAAFRDAEARERAAEAEARATEVVSQAISQSGNQAINYFIAQEYTKAIGKFATSPNAKTILFPIEATQLIGTLGGIGEMAREILGDGRKGDVTTPLELPKGAPRTAVPRTRGEGEE